In one Zobellia galactanivorans genomic region, the following are encoded:
- a CDS encoding F0F1 ATP synthase subunit A, giving the protein MELSPDETIFWQNGFITINLTLVTTWVLMFVLVVASVLVTRKLRSDLKISRWQCILEMLVTGMNQQIKEVGLKKSEKFLGFIGTLFIFIAFANLCIIFPGYEPPTSSLSTTVALALCVFLATPLFGIAENGVLGYLKTFIEPTFIMLPFNIISEVSRTLALAVRLFGNIMSGGLIVSILLSIAPLFFPVLMTVLGLITGVIQAYIFSILATVYIAAATEESDKKKARVKKMKHKSIRVTNSK; this is encoded by the coding sequence ATGGAACTGAGTCCTGACGAAACGATTTTTTGGCAAAATGGCTTTATCACCATTAACCTAACCTTGGTCACCACTTGGGTGTTAATGTTCGTACTGGTGGTGGCATCTGTTTTGGTAACCCGAAAACTGCGTAGCGATTTAAAGATATCGCGGTGGCAATGCATTTTGGAAATGCTCGTAACCGGAATGAACCAACAGATAAAGGAAGTGGGACTAAAGAAGTCGGAAAAGTTTTTGGGCTTTATTGGAACCCTGTTCATTTTCATTGCCTTTGCCAATTTGTGTATTATTTTCCCAGGCTATGAACCGCCCACCAGTTCTCTGTCTACCACGGTGGCTTTGGCGCTCTGTGTTTTTCTGGCGACACCCCTTTTCGGTATTGCGGAAAACGGGGTCTTGGGCTATTTGAAAACCTTTATAGAGCCTACGTTCATAATGCTTCCCTTTAACATTATTAGTGAAGTGTCTCGTACCTTGGCATTGGCGGTTCGCCTCTTCGGTAATATAATGAGCGGGGGACTTATTGTAAGCATCCTCTTGAGTATAGCGCCCTTGTTCTTTCCGGTGTTAATGACGGTTTTAGGGCTTATAACAGGGGTTATACAGGCCTATATATTTAGCATTTTGGCAACGGTTTATATTGCTGCCGCAACCGAGGAATCGGACAAAAAGAAGGCTCGGGTCAAGAAAATGAAACACAAATCTATAAGGGTAACGAACTCAAAATGA
- a CDS encoding F0F1 ATP synthase subunit C: MDNTTIIAMVSIITAGITTGIGCMIPALGQGKSISTALTSMAQQPDASQTVTRTLFVGLAMLESLAIYCFVISMILIFANPFWNHFIAK; the protein is encoded by the coding sequence ATGGATAATACTACGATAATCGCTATGGTCTCAATTATTACCGCAGGTATAACAACGGGAATCGGTTGTATGATACCGGCACTGGGGCAGGGTAAGTCTATTTCAACGGCATTGACTTCAATGGCCCAACAACCCGACGCAAGTCAGACGGTGACGCGAACGCTTTTTGTGGGGCTGGCCATGCTTGAATCTTTGGCCATCTATTGTTTTGTGATTTCAATGATCTTGATTTTCGCCAATCCTTTCTGGAACCATTTCATCGCTAAATAA
- a CDS encoding F0F1 ATP synthase subunit delta: protein MKIDWFTVIAQIINFLVLMWLLKRFLYRPILASIDERETNIKKQLLDAESQKREAAKARDEFNHKNEIFDKEKDELMRKAAMEAKAEGDRLRENARNEANELKERLEKAFAEDQTIKNNGMAKRIKGKVLDITRKTLKDLSSASLEGQTLEVFLNKIKGLQADEKIKLSKALEGGKPILVHSTFPLSEKQREAIRTAVKGLLKTEAVLEFKTRPELINGIEMLSNGYRLSWSIRDYLKPFEEAVEIES, encoded by the coding sequence ATGAAAATCGACTGGTTTACCGTAATAGCCCAAATCATCAATTTCTTGGTGTTGATGTGGTTATTGAAACGTTTTCTCTATAGGCCCATTTTAGCTTCCATAGATGAACGGGAAACGAATATAAAGAAGCAACTCTTGGATGCTGAATCGCAAAAAAGGGAAGCGGCCAAGGCAAGGGACGAATTCAACCACAAAAATGAGATTTTTGATAAGGAGAAGGATGAGTTAATGCGAAAGGCAGCTATGGAAGCCAAGGCCGAAGGGGATAGGCTAAGGGAAAATGCGAGAAATGAAGCCAATGAACTGAAGGAGCGCTTGGAAAAGGCTTTTGCCGAAGACCAAACCATCAAAAACAATGGTATGGCGAAAAGGATAAAGGGCAAAGTGCTCGATATTACCCGAAAAACCCTGAAAGACCTGTCGTCCGCTAGTCTGGAAGGGCAAACCCTTGAGGTCTTTTTAAATAAAATAAAGGGCTTGCAAGCCGATGAAAAAATAAAACTTTCAAAAGCCCTTGAGGGAGGCAAACCCATATTGGTACACAGTACTTTTCCGCTATCGGAAAAACAACGGGAAGCCATACGAACCGCGGTAAAAGGCTTGTTGAAAACAGAAGCTGTTCTTGAGTTTAAAACCCGACCGGAATTGATCAACGGAATTGAAATGTTGTCGAATGGTTATAGGTTGTCTTGGAGTATAAGGGACTATTTAAAACCTTTTGAAGAAGCTGTGGAAATAGAAAGCTAG
- a CDS encoding alternate F1F0 ATPase, F1 subunit alpha encodes MGATDYNGLVDDTFNELAKQTEHHEFKLSPKEIGRVTSVSAGVVKVSGLPNAGYEELLKFPGDWYGIAFNIDEDEIGAILLGEDSDLNTGDLVERTNRVMDVPVGKALLGRVIGPLGQAMDEKGAISYEKRLPIERSATPIMDRAGVSMPLQTGIKVIDALIPIGRGQRELILGDRQTGKTAIALDTIVNQKDKDVICVYCAIGQRASSIAKVIADLKENGAMGYTIVMVTEGNNSPGLQYIAPYAATSIAEYFMEMGKDVLIVYDDLTNHARAYRELSLLLKRPPGREAFPGDIFYIHSRLLERSTHLSEELGGGSLTALPIIETEAQNISAYIPTNLISITDGQIYLSPKQFELGILPAVEVGKSVSRVGGKAQLPAYRAITGDLKLGFSQFEELETFARFGSHLDEETKKVIEHGKRIREVLKQNELEPLSVAEQIGVLLALTQGLFDTIPIADMYEAEKAVIKSIDALPESVQKSFYSNDVVDETGRESILAAAKRALSAFQAEG; translated from the coding sequence ATGGGAGCAACGGATTATAATGGTTTAGTAGACGATACGTTTAATGAACTTGCCAAACAAACGGAACATCACGAGTTCAAGCTATCGCCAAAAGAAATAGGGCGTGTTACCAGCGTTTCCGCCGGTGTGGTAAAAGTATCGGGCTTGCCTAATGCGGGATATGAGGAGTTGTTGAAATTCCCGGGAGACTGGTACGGTATTGCCTTTAATATCGATGAAGATGAAATCGGCGCCATTCTCTTAGGAGAGGATTCCGATTTAAATACCGGTGACCTTGTTGAACGTACGAATCGCGTAATGGACGTTCCTGTGGGCAAGGCCCTCCTTGGAAGGGTCATTGGGCCATTGGGCCAGGCTATGGATGAAAAAGGGGCGATTTCCTATGAAAAAAGACTACCTATCGAAAGGAGTGCGACACCTATTATGGACCGTGCCGGGGTCAGCATGCCCTTACAAACGGGAATTAAGGTAATAGATGCCCTTATTCCCATAGGGCGGGGGCAAAGGGAATTGATTTTGGGTGATCGGCAAACCGGGAAGACGGCCATTGCTTTAGATACCATAGTCAATCAAAAAGATAAAGATGTCATTTGTGTCTATTGCGCCATTGGGCAACGGGCATCATCGATTGCCAAGGTTATTGCCGATTTAAAGGAAAATGGAGCCATGGGGTATACCATCGTTATGGTAACCGAGGGGAATAATTCACCAGGGCTTCAATATATTGCTCCCTATGCGGCTACGAGTATAGCCGAATATTTTATGGAGATGGGGAAGGATGTGCTTATCGTTTATGATGATTTAACGAACCACGCTAGGGCGTATCGTGAGCTTTCCCTATTGTTGAAAAGACCTCCGGGACGCGAGGCCTTTCCCGGCGATATATTTTATATCCATTCCCGACTGTTGGAGCGTTCTACTCATTTAAGCGAAGAACTCGGAGGTGGTTCGTTGACCGCCCTTCCTATAATCGAAACCGAGGCACAGAACATTTCGGCCTATATACCTACCAATTTGATTTCAATAACCGATGGACAGATTTATCTATCGCCCAAACAATTTGAATTGGGTATTCTACCTGCGGTTGAGGTGGGTAAATCGGTTTCTCGAGTGGGGGGAAAGGCCCAGCTACCGGCCTATAGGGCCATTACGGGCGACTTAAAACTTGGGTTTTCCCAGTTTGAGGAATTGGAGACCTTTGCCCGTTTTGGTTCCCACTTAGATGAAGAAACAAAAAAGGTGATCGAACACGGTAAGCGTATTCGGGAAGTTCTCAAACAGAATGAACTAGAACCCTTATCCGTAGCGGAACAAATAGGTGTACTTCTGGCCCTCACCCAAGGCCTTTTTGATACGATTCCTATTGCAGATATGTATGAGGCCGAAAAGGCGGTCATAAAAAGCATAGACGCCTTGCCTGAGTCCGTTCAAAAAAGCTTTTACTCTAATGATGTTGTAGACGAGACTGGGCGGGAAAGCATATTAGCGGCAGCCAAAAGGGCACTTAGCGCCTTTCAAGCGGAAGGGTAA
- a CDS encoding F0F1 ATP synthase subunit gamma yields MDSLESLTRQITGAKELNSIVRTMKAMAAANIGQYERAMESLGDYWANVSWGLVAYLKYIGLESPIVKQGENPKKGPKSICAIVFGSDQGFVGQFNDALSEYVQESLSAHEGKMEIWTVGVRVPLLLKDRGMTVTKEFNLPNSIHAITALIGSILLQIEENHENGSIDEYYLFHNHLEKEGSYRQEKSRLFPLDVKWQQENGRLKWPSPKQPEVIGDSARLIGSLIREYLFVSLYKTCTESLACENLSRLNAMQRAEKNIEELLDDIGHTYHRLRQSSIDEELFDVVSGFTALKKDRKLGG; encoded by the coding sequence ATGGATTCATTGGAAAGTTTAACGAGACAGATTACCGGGGCCAAGGAGCTTAACTCCATAGTGCGTACTATGAAGGCTATGGCCGCCGCTAATATCGGCCAGTATGAAAGGGCCATGGAATCTTTAGGGGATTATTGGGCCAACGTTTCTTGGGGACTTGTAGCATATTTAAAATACATCGGATTGGAAAGCCCTATTGTAAAGCAGGGCGAAAACCCTAAAAAAGGCCCGAAATCTATTTGCGCTATTGTTTTTGGATCGGATCAAGGTTTTGTCGGGCAGTTTAACGATGCCCTTTCGGAATACGTGCAAGAGTCCTTATCCGCTCACGAGGGGAAAATGGAAATCTGGACCGTAGGGGTGCGCGTACCTCTATTGTTGAAGGATAGGGGCATGACCGTAACCAAGGAATTCAATCTACCCAACTCCATTCACGCCATTACCGCCCTTATCGGGTCTATTTTGCTGCAGATAGAGGAAAACCATGAGAATGGAAGCATAGATGAGTACTACCTTTTTCATAACCATTTGGAAAAGGAAGGTTCTTACCGACAGGAAAAATCACGTCTATTTCCCCTAGATGTAAAATGGCAACAAGAAAACGGACGCTTAAAATGGCCTTCCCCAAAACAACCCGAAGTGATTGGCGACAGTGCTAGGCTTATAGGGAGTTTAATTCGTGAATATCTCTTTGTTAGCCTATATAAAACCTGTACGGAATCATTGGCCTGTGAAAATTTAAGCAGGTTGAATGCCATGCAACGCGCAGAAAAGAACATTGAAGAATTGCTCGATGATATAGGCCACACCTATCATCGTTTAAGGCAAAGTTCAATAGACGAAGAACTTTTTGATGTGGTCTCCGGTTTTACGGCCCTGAAGAAAGACAGGAAGTTGGGGGGCTAA